A genomic region of Acidimicrobiales bacterium contains the following coding sequences:
- a CDS encoding acyl-CoA dehydrogenase family protein, translated as MDFDLPADDDPRRLKVRQWLADNPSPDGKTLAEAGYVVPHWPEPWGLNADPIEQIIIDDELRKAGVNRPMNPIGIGWAGPTIVYAGSDEQQQKYLPRLLSGEDVWCQLFSEPGAGSDLAALSTRAVLDGDEFVVNGQKIWTSLGHVAKYGILIARTDPDQPKHQGVSYFVCPMDTPGIEVRPIIEMTGAHMFNEVFFTDVRIPKENLVGPLHGGWALAKVTLGNERVSLSGEGALWGRGPTATDLVEYARGLGVTDPLLRQRIASVYTEAEILRLIRLRTVSAVIKGRAPGPEASIRKALADEHGQHIMAVAKDLHGARGMLAAQDMWEYGFLFAPALTIGGGTSEVQRNIIGERVLGLPHDIDVEVGKTWAESRVVMR; from the coding sequence ATGGATTTTGACCTTCCTGCTGACGACGACCCGCGCCGGCTCAAGGTGCGCCAGTGGCTCGCTGACAACCCGTCGCCCGACGGCAAGACGCTGGCCGAGGCCGGCTACGTCGTGCCGCACTGGCCCGAGCCGTGGGGCCTCAACGCCGACCCGATCGAGCAGATCATCATCGACGACGAGCTGCGCAAGGCGGGCGTCAACCGGCCGATGAACCCGATCGGCATCGGCTGGGCCGGCCCGACGATCGTGTACGCCGGTAGCGACGAGCAGCAGCAGAAGTACCTGCCGCGACTGCTCTCCGGCGAGGACGTGTGGTGCCAACTCTTCAGCGAGCCGGGTGCGGGCTCGGACCTCGCCGCGCTGTCGACGCGCGCCGTGCTCGACGGCGACGAGTTCGTGGTCAACGGTCAGAAGATCTGGACCTCGCTCGGCCACGTCGCCAAGTACGGCATCCTCATCGCCCGCACCGATCCCGACCAGCCGAAGCATCAGGGCGTGTCGTACTTCGTGTGCCCGATGGACACGCCCGGCATCGAGGTGCGGCCCATCATCGAGATGACGGGCGCGCACATGTTCAACGAGGTCTTCTTCACCGACGTGCGCATCCCGAAGGAGAACCTCGTCGGGCCGCTCCACGGCGGGTGGGCGCTGGCCAAGGTGACGCTGGGCAACGAGCGCGTGTCGCTGTCGGGCGAAGGCGCGTTGTGGGGCCGCGGGCCCACGGCGACCGATCTCGTGGAGTACGCCCGCGGCCTCGGTGTCACCGACCCGCTGCTGCGTCAGCGCATCGCGTCGGTCTACACGGAGGCCGAGATCCTGCGGCTGATCCGGCTGCGCACGGTGTCGGCCGTCATCAAGGGCCGCGCGCCGGGGCCCGAGGCGTCGATCCGCAAGGCGCTCGCCGACGAACACGGCCAGCACATCATGGCGGTCGCCAAGGATCTCCACGGCGCCCGCGGCATGCTGGCGGCCCAGGACATGTGGGAGTACGGCTTCCTGTTCGCGCCGGCGCTGACGATCGGCGGCGGCACCAGCGAGGTGCAGCGCAACATCATCGGCGAACGCGTGCTCGGCCTGCCGCACGACATCGACGTCGAAGTCGGCAAGACCTGGGCCGAGTCCCGCGTCGTCATGCGATGA
- a CDS encoding NAD-dependent epimerase/dehydratase family protein, whose translation MELLVIGGTMFLGRHVVDAALAAGHSVTLANRGKTNADLFPSVARLTVDRDGDLSALATGEWDAVIDTCGYFPRHVRPVAELLRDRVGHYTFVSSVSVYADVSQPGVDVDGALATTDDVDATEITGENYGALKVLCEDVVREVYGDRACIVRPGLIVGPWDPSDRFTYWPRRFDLGGDAIVPDWKDMPVQLADGRDLAEWMVRMAAAGTSGTFNGCGPAEPWRFEDVVAACRRAAGEHAAAPVWVDEQFLLEHAVAPWQELPVWIPSLSESAGMLSVNVARSVDAGLTFRSLDEVVRDTLAWDRTRRDQPLRGPLAPEREQSVLAEWEARA comes from the coding sequence ATGGAGTTGCTGGTTATTGGCGGAACGATGTTCCTCGGCCGCCACGTCGTCGACGCCGCGCTGGCGGCGGGCCATTCGGTCACGCTGGCCAACCGCGGGAAGACCAACGCGGACCTGTTCCCGTCGGTCGCCCGCCTGACCGTCGACCGCGACGGTGACCTCTCCGCGCTGGCGACGGGGGAGTGGGACGCAGTGATCGACACGTGCGGGTACTTCCCGCGTCACGTCCGTCCGGTCGCCGAACTGTTGCGCGACCGCGTCGGTCACTACACGTTCGTCTCGAGCGTGTCGGTGTACGCCGACGTATCGCAGCCCGGCGTCGACGTCGACGGCGCGCTGGCCACGACCGACGACGTCGACGCCACCGAGATCACCGGCGAGAACTACGGCGCGCTGAAGGTGCTGTGCGAGGACGTCGTGCGCGAGGTCTACGGCGACCGCGCCTGCATCGTGCGGCCGGGGCTGATCGTCGGGCCGTGGGATCCGTCGGACCGCTTCACCTACTGGCCGCGCCGCTTCGACCTCGGGGGCGACGCGATCGTGCCCGACTGGAAGGACATGCCGGTGCAGCTGGCCGACGGGCGCGACTTGGCCGAGTGGATGGTGCGCATGGCGGCCGCCGGCACGTCGGGCACGTTCAACGGCTGCGGGCCGGCGGAGCCGTGGCGCTTCGAGGACGTCGTCGCCGCTTGTCGGCGCGCCGCGGGCGAGCACGCGGCGGCGCCGGTGTGGGTCGACGAGCAGTTCCTGCTCGAGCACGCAGTTGCGCCGTGGCAGGAGCTGCCGGTGTGGATCCCGTCGCTGTCGGAGAGCGCCGGGATGCTGTCGGTCAACGTGGCGCGATCCGTCGACGCCGGCCTCACCTTCCGGTCGCTCGACGAGGTCGTACGCGACACGCTGGCATGGGACCGCACCCGGCGTGACCAACCGCTGCGCGGTCCGCTGGCCCCAGAGAGAGAGCAATCGGTGCTCGCCGAGTGGGAGGCTCGCGCCTGA
- a CDS encoding AMP-binding protein produces MSGWNFADVWEVIAETFPDAPAQIQGDRRFSWKQFDERADGIGHWLVGIGAQQQDKVAQYMYNCPEYLESMFGIFKAATVPVNTNYRYADEELLYLWDNADAVAVVFHGTFSDRIGALRDKLPKVKGYLWVDDGSGPCPDWADKYEDAAAIDKGRCTPAWGRSGDDLYMLYTGGTTGMPKGVMWRQDDVFVSLSCTGLTARYPEHGTLDDVRAALTMPGGGAIPAAPLMHGTGCFTSFTTLNTAGFIVTLTNRTYSPEELLDTIDREGVNIVAIVGDAFAKPMLRALEANPDRWTLSSLIAMVSSGVMWAEETKQGLLKHHPGMLLMDAFSSSEALGMGSSVSSAAGAAHTAKFTLGENAMVIRDDGTPVEPGSGEVGRVAVKGRTPVGYYKDQAKSDATFVTINGARYSIPGDYATVAADGTLELLGRGSVCINTGGEKVFPEEVEEVLKTAPHVRDAVAVGVPDEKFGQAIVAMVELAPDAELNEGEIITHVKSKLASFKAPKRVLQVPSIGRAANGKVDYKRLTTEATERVGAPS; encoded by the coding sequence ATGTCCGGATGGAACTTTGCCGATGTGTGGGAGGTCATTGCTGAGACCTTCCCCGATGCCCCCGCCCAGATTCAGGGCGACCGCCGCTTTTCGTGGAAGCAATTCGACGAGCGGGCCGATGGCATCGGGCACTGGCTGGTCGGCATCGGCGCCCAGCAGCAGGACAAGGTCGCGCAGTACATGTACAACTGCCCCGAATATCTCGAGTCGATGTTCGGGATCTTCAAGGCGGCGACGGTCCCGGTGAACACCAACTACCGCTACGCCGACGAAGAGCTGCTGTACCTGTGGGACAACGCCGACGCCGTGGCGGTCGTCTTCCACGGCACGTTCTCCGATCGCATCGGCGCTCTGCGCGACAAGCTGCCGAAGGTCAAGGGCTACCTGTGGGTCGACGACGGCTCGGGTCCGTGCCCCGACTGGGCCGACAAGTACGAAGACGCCGCGGCGATCGACAAGGGTCGGTGCACGCCGGCGTGGGGCCGTTCGGGCGACGACCTCTACATGCTCTACACCGGCGGCACGACGGGCATGCCCAAGGGCGTGATGTGGCGCCAGGACGACGTGTTCGTGTCGCTGTCCTGCACGGGACTGACGGCGCGCTACCCGGAGCACGGCACCCTCGACGACGTGCGCGCCGCGCTGACGATGCCCGGCGGCGGCGCCATCCCGGCCGCGCCGCTCATGCACGGCACGGGTTGCTTCACCAGCTTCACGACGCTCAACACCGCCGGCTTCATCGTCACGCTGACGAACCGCACCTATTCGCCCGAGGAACTGCTCGACACCATCGACCGCGAGGGCGTGAACATCGTCGCCATCGTCGGCGACGCGTTTGCCAAGCCGATGCTGCGCGCCCTCGAGGCCAACCCCGACCGCTGGACGCTGTCATCGCTCATCGCCATGGTCAGCTCCGGCGTGATGTGGGCCGAGGAGACCAAGCAGGGCCTGCTCAAGCACCATCCGGGCATGCTGCTGATGGACGCGTTCTCTTCCTCCGAGGCGCTGGGCATGGGGTCGTCGGTGTCCTCGGCCGCCGGCGCGGCCCACACCGCCAAGTTCACCCTCGGCGAGAACGCCATGGTCATCCGCGACGACGGCACTCCTGTCGAACCAGGCTCGGGTGAGGTCGGGCGCGTGGCGGTCAAGGGCCGCACGCCCGTCGGCTACTACAAGGATCAGGCCAAGTCCGACGCCACCTTCGTCACCATCAACGGCGCCCGCTACTCGATCCCGGGTGACTACGCCACCGTCGCCGCCGACGGCACGCTCGAACTACTCGGCCGCGGCTCGGTGTGCATCAACACCGGCGGCGAGAAGGTCTTCCCCGAAGAAGTCGAGGAAGTGCTGAAGACGGCGCCGCACGTGCGCGACGCGGTGGCCGTCGGCGTGCCCGACGAGAAGTTCGGCCAGGCGATCGTCGCCATGGTCGAACTGGCGCCTGACGCCGAGTTGAACGAGGGCGAGATCATCACCCACGTCAAGAGCAAGCTGGCGTCGTTCAAGGCGCCCAAGCGCGTGCTGCAGGTGCCGAGCATCGGTCGCGCCGCCAACGGCAAGGTCGACTACAAGCGGCTCACCACCGAAGCGACCGAGCGCGTCGGCGCGCCGTCCTAG
- a CDS encoding acyl-CoA dehydrogenase family protein encodes MTSVEEFAAAARTFLRQRKDAGTLPSDWGAILPGPMTEVGRAWQRDLFDAGFAAIDWPVEYGGRGLTPDHVAAWREACSEFEAPAVLNMVGLVLTAGALLTFGTPEQQAAHLPPTARGERVWCQMFSEPDAGSDLAALTTKAERDGDVWRVNGRKVWTSAGHAADWAILMARTKSLSEAPKHEGISFFVVDCRTPGIEFRPLRQMTGSAEFDEVTLDDAILPAAALLGPEHGGWGVAMGALTRERGFIGGSVKALEARLASIVTHASDNAIERDRRVRAYSTGKALSYLTQRQGPTASVASSLAKLGISELSMELAAVRATTADAMLEGPAASAVVSSPGARLGGGTSEVQRNIIGERLLGLPREPK; translated from the coding sequence GTGACGAGCGTCGAGGAGTTCGCCGCCGCGGCGCGCACATTCCTGCGCCAGCGCAAGGACGCGGGCACGCTCCCGTCCGACTGGGGCGCCATCCTGCCCGGGCCGATGACGGAGGTCGGCCGCGCCTGGCAACGCGATCTCTTCGACGCCGGCTTCGCCGCCATCGACTGGCCCGTCGAATACGGCGGGCGCGGCCTCACGCCCGACCACGTGGCCGCCTGGCGCGAAGCGTGCTCCGAGTTCGAAGCGCCGGCGGTGCTCAACATGGTCGGCCTCGTGCTCACCGCCGGGGCCCTGCTGACCTTCGGCACGCCCGAACAGCAGGCGGCGCACCTGCCGCCCACCGCGCGCGGCGAGCGCGTGTGGTGCCAGATGTTCTCCGAACCCGACGCCGGCAGCGACCTGGCGGCGCTCACCACCAAGGCCGAGCGCGACGGCGACGTGTGGCGCGTCAACGGCCGCAAGGTGTGGACCTCCGCGGGTCACGCCGCGGACTGGGCGATCTTGATGGCGCGCACCAAGTCGCTCAGCGAAGCGCCGAAGCACGAAGGGATCTCGTTCTTCGTCGTCGATTGCAGGACGCCGGGCATCGAGTTCCGCCCGCTGCGGCAGATGACCGGGTCGGCCGAGTTCGACGAGGTGACGCTCGACGACGCGATCCTGCCCGCGGCTGCGCTCCTCGGTCCCGAACACGGCGGCTGGGGCGTCGCCATGGGTGCGTTGACGCGCGAGCGCGGGTTCATCGGCGGCAGCGTGAAGGCGCTGGAAGCACGGCTGGCGTCGATAGTCACGCACGCGAGCGACAACGCGATCGAACGAGACCGGCGCGTGCGGGCGTACTCGACGGGCAAGGCGCTCAGCTACCTGACACAGCGGCAGGGCCCGACGGCGTCGGTGGCGTCGTCGCTGGCGAAGCTCGGCATTTCCGAGCTGTCGATGGAACTCGCCGCCGTGCGCGCCACCACCGCCGACGCCATGCTCGAAGGGCCGGCGGCGAGCGCCGTCGTGAGCTCTCCGGGCGCCCGCCTGGGCGGCGGGACGAGCGAGGTCCAGCGCAACATCATCGGCGAACGGCTGCTCGGACTCCCCCGCGAGCCGAAGTAA
- a CDS encoding NUDIX hydrolase, whose protein sequence is MQVPLDGLFLSPTPPWGASVLVRRGPDELLLLRRRGQWGPPAATRLPDEPVATCAARALYELAGLRLPMWPLGDLDPSWIVFVASVNDQHFVVDADEYEWVSIDEARRRCTDRVSATLDRVA, encoded by the coding sequence TTGCAAGTTCCCCTGGACGGTCTGTTCCTCTCCCCCACGCCTCCGTGGGGTGCGTCGGTGCTCGTGCGCCGCGGACCCGACGAGCTGCTGCTGCTGCGCCGACGCGGCCAGTGGGGCCCGCCGGCGGCGACGCGGCTCCCGGACGAGCCCGTCGCCACGTGCGCGGCCCGCGCCCTGTACGAACTCGCCGGGCTGCGCCTGCCGATGTGGCCTCTCGGTGACCTCGACCCGTCGTGGATCGTCTTCGTGGCGTCGGTCAACGACCAGCACTTCGTCGTGGACGCCGACGAGTACGAGTGGGTGTCGATCGACGAGGCGCGCCGTCGCTGCACTGACCGCGTGTCGGCGACCCTCGACCGGGTGGCGTAG
- a CDS encoding AarF/ABC1/UbiB kinase family protein: MRRLLRLLLLVGVGWTGVELYKRSRPSPATAGAGVVHTSAMARNVALARTSAKVGASYASHQARRATASPEKQAELDAAFEMKTAEEVANVLGNMKGALMKIGQMASFLDDGLPEAMRDALATLQADAPPMSADLAAQVIERELGAAPDAVFAEWDPQPISAASIGQVHRAVTKDGEAVAVKVQYPGVAEAITADLDNSQMLFSMLKMLFPHLDPKPLVDELRERLGEETDYRIEAKNQTDFARWYTEHPFIHVPRVFNELSTERVLTTELVDGARFDEVAQQWPDDEKQLAAEAIYRFVFRSLWAFHAFNGDPHPGNYLFHPGGRVTFLDFGLVKRFTQRDMDGAAAMIETLVLNDDIAAYRRTVEDIGFLHRDAPLTDEEVEQYFGYFYELIRHGGGHRLVTHEYAAAMVGKFFDPNGSKVQKYANMLPQYAILQRINLGLYAILARLEAKADWLKITEEIWPFAGGAPSTELGRAEAAWVARLRG, translated from the coding sequence ATGCGTCGCCTCCTGCGCCTCCTCTTGCTCGTCGGCGTCGGATGGACCGGCGTCGAGCTTTACAAGCGGTCGCGGCCGTCGCCGGCGACGGCGGGCGCCGGCGTCGTGCACACCTCGGCGATGGCCCGCAACGTCGCGCTGGCGCGCACGTCGGCGAAGGTCGGTGCGTCGTACGCGTCGCACCAGGCGCGCCGGGCAACGGCGTCGCCCGAGAAGCAAGCGGAACTTGACGCCGCGTTCGAGATGAAAACCGCCGAGGAGGTCGCCAACGTCCTCGGCAACATGAAGGGCGCGCTGATGAAGATCGGCCAGATGGCGAGCTTCCTCGACGACGGGCTGCCCGAGGCGATGCGCGACGCCCTGGCCACGCTCCAGGCCGACGCGCCGCCCATGAGCGCGGATCTGGCGGCGCAGGTGATCGAGCGCGAGCTCGGCGCGGCGCCCGACGCGGTGTTCGCGGAATGGGATCCGCAGCCGATCTCGGCGGCGTCGATCGGCCAGGTGCACCGAGCCGTGACCAAGGACGGCGAGGCAGTCGCAGTCAAGGTCCAGTACCCGGGGGTGGCCGAGGCGATCACCGCCGACCTCGACAACTCGCAGATGCTGTTCTCAATGCTCAAGATGCTGTTCCCGCACCTCGACCCCAAGCCGCTGGTCGACGAACTGCGCGAGCGCCTCGGTGAAGAAACGGACTACCGCATCGAAGCGAAGAATCAGACCGACTTCGCCCGGTGGTACACCGAGCATCCCTTCATCCACGTGCCGCGCGTGTTCAACGAACTGTCGACCGAGCGCGTGCTGACAACCGAGTTAGTCGACGGCGCCCGCTTCGACGAGGTGGCGCAGCAGTGGCCGGACGACGAGAAGCAGCTCGCCGCCGAGGCGATCTACCGCTTCGTGTTCCGCAGCCTCTGGGCCTTCCACGCCTTCAACGGCGACCCGCATCCGGGCAACTACCTGTTCCATCCCGGCGGCCGCGTGACGTTCCTCGACTTCGGTTTGGTGAAGCGCTTCACGCAGCGCGACATGGATGGCGCGGCGGCGATGATCGAAACGCTCGTACTCAACGACGACATCGCCGCGTACCGCCGCACCGTCGAGGACATCGGCTTCTTGCACCGCGACGCGCCACTGACCGACGAAGAGGTCGAGCAGTACTTCGGGTACTTCTACGAACTGATCCGCCACGGTGGCGGCCACCGGCTCGTCACCCATGAGTACGCGGCCGCGATGGTCGGCAAGTTCTTCGACCCCAACGGCTCGAAGGTGCAGAAGTACGCCAACATGCTCCCGCAGTACGCCATCCTCCAGCGGATCAACCTCGGCCTCTACGCCATCCTCGCCCGCCTCGAAGCCAAGGCCGACTGGCTGAAGATCACCGAGGAGATCTGGCCCTTCGCCGGGGGCGCACCGTCGACGGAGCTTGGCCGCGCCGAGGCGGCGTGGGTGGCAAGACTGCGGGGGTGA